A region from the Drosophila bipectinata strain 14024-0381.07 chromosome 3R, DbipHiC1v2, whole genome shotgun sequence genome encodes:
- the LOC108129945 gene encoding fatty acyl-CoA reductase wat-like yields the protein MDSDIRGFYKDKVIFLTGATGFLGKVIIEKLLRSTDVKEIYTMVRSKRGQNIQDRLKIWQADPIFEVLLRSQPDALQRVHPIAGDCSQPDLGISEQDRKILASEVQVVIHGAATVRFSEPLHVALAINTRATRLMLQLAKEMKKLVAYLHVSTAYSNSVLFRIEEKFYPELLTCGSEKVLALSELVSDQVLDGMEPALRGDFPNTYTYTKALAEDVILKEAGSLPVSIFRPSFIIPTYKEPLVGWIDNLYGPIGMMYGIALGVLRVASFNKNALNSMVPVDYAANVALACSWRTAKDTKKVPINSVDVPPKIYAFGSGNNMLRIEDCINYSMSFREKIPLTQMIWYPFIFNVPSPTLYPLVAFFMHVLPAHVFDLVLRLSGKKPRLIKLYKTIHENIYTTRYFINNTFHFEMENTNRLMDKISSEERIIYDFDMESLNWKGYWSQALYGMRVYLGKDPNTTEFITQAKRRLWKLKIAHYSLVAVFAFLAGYLLWFLTKLFFN from the exons ATGGATAGTGATATTCGTGGTTTTTATAAGGATAAAGTAATTTTCCTGACGGGTGCCACCGGTTTTTTGGGAAAAG TGATTATTGAGAAACTTTTGCGGTCTACCGATGTCAAGGAAATATATACCATGGTTAGGAGCAAACGTGGTCAGAATATTCAGGATCGGCTGAAAATATGGCAAGCAGATCCA ATTTTTGAAGTTCTGTTGAGGTCGCAGCCCGATGCCCTGCAACGAGTTCATCCCATCGCAGGGGACTGCAGCCAGCCAGATTTGGGAATAAGTGAGCAGGATAGAAAGATCCTGGCTTCAGAGGTACAGGTAGTAATCCATGGAGCAGCCACTGTGCGATTTTCGGAGCCCCTTCATGTCGCTCTGGCAATAAATACTCGTGCCACCCGGTTGATGCTCCAACTGGCCAAGGAAATGAAGAAGCTGGTTGCATATTTGCATGTTTCCACAGCCTACTCCAACAGCGTGTTGTTTCGCATCGAGGAGAAGTTTTACCCGGAGCTGTTGACCTGTGGGTCGGAGAAGGTCCTGGCTTTGAGTGAGCTGGTCAGCGACCAAGTACTGGACGGCATGGAGCCCGCTCTAAGGGGCGACTTTCCCAATACCTATACCTACACCAAAGCCTTGGCAGAAGATGTCATCCTCAAAGAAGCTGGTAGTCTACCGGTCAGCATATTTCGACCTTCCTTTA TAATTCCCACCTACAAAGAGCCATTAGTTGGATGGATAGATAACCTGTATGGACCAATTGGGATGATGTACGGAATCGCCTTAGGCGTTCTTCGAGTGGCGAGCTTTAACAAAAATGCACTTAATAGCATGGTGCCAGTGGACTACGCAGCCAATGTAGCACTTGCCTGCAGTTGGAGAACGGCCAAGGATACGAAAAAGGTTCCCATTAATTCCGTCGATGTTCCACCTAAGATTTACGCATTTGGATCCGGCAATAACATGTTACGAATTGAAGATTGTATTAACTATTCAATGAGCTTTCGTGAAAAAATCCCTTTGACCCAGATGATTTGGTAtcctttcatttttaatgttCCCTCTCCAACACTCTACCCCCTGGTCGCCTTCTTCATGCACGTTTTGCCTGCTCATGTCTTCGATCTGGTCCTGCGACTTTCGGGGAAAAAGCCCCGATTGATTAAGCTCTACAAAACGATTCACGAAAACATATATACAACTCGATATTTCATAAACAACACATTCCATTttgaaatggaaaatacgaatcGACTGATGGACAAGATTTCATCTGAAGAAAGGATCATCTACGACTTTGACATGGAGAGTCTAAACTGGAAGGGTTATTGGAGCCAGGCTTTATATGGTATGAGAGTCTACCTAGGAAAAGATCCCAATACCACGGAGTTTATAACTCAAGCTAAACGACGCCTTTGGAA ATTGAAAATTGCTCACTACAGCCTAGTTGCAGTTTTTGCATTCTTAGCTGGATATCTTTTATGGTTCTTgactaaacttttttttaattaa
- the LOC138925507 gene encoding fatty acyl-CoA reductase wat-like, which yields MDCDIRGFYKDKVIFLTGATGFLGKVIIEKLLRSTDVKEIYTMVRSKRGQNIQHRLKIWQADPIFEVLLRSKPDALQRVHPIAGDCREPDLGISEHDRKILASEVQVVIHGAATVRFSEPLHVALAINTRATRLMLQLAKDMKKLVAYLHVSTAYSNSVLFRIEEKFYPELLTCGSEKVLALSELVSDQVLDGMEPALRGDFPNTYTYTKALAEDVILKEAGSLPVSIFRPSFILPTYKEPLVGWIDNLYGPIGMMFGIAFGVLRVTSIDRKVLSSLVPVDYAGNAGLASIWQTAKDRKLANPRNPDDVPPKIYAFGSGNNMLRNAHYIDYGMKLLDEIPMNKMIWCPMVFNVRSPTMYSLTAFFLHILPGYVFDIGLRLSGKKPSLIKLYKTIHENISLMRYFTENTFYFDMKSTNQLRNQISMEERTKFEFDMESLNWNDYWKQASRGMRMYLGKDPNTTESLTQAKRLLWKFKLANDILITVLAYIAGYLLWSLIKLFL from the exons ATGGATTGTGATATTCGTGGTTTTTATAAGGATAAAGTAATTTTCCTGACGGGTGCCACCGGTTTTTTGGGAAAAG TGATTATTGAGAAACTGTTGCGGTCTACCGATGTCAAGGAAATATATACCATGGTTAGGAGCAAACGTGGTCAGAATATTCAGCATCGGCTGAAAATATGGCAGGCAGATCCA ATTTTTGAAGTATTATTGCGCTCGAAGCCTGATGCACTACAACGAGTTCATCCCATCGCTGGAGATTGCAGAGAGCCAGACTTGGGAATCAGTGAGCATGATAGAAAGATCCTGGCTTCAGAGGTACAGGTAGTAATCCATGGAGCAGCCACTGTGCGATTTTCGGAGCCCCTTCATGTCGCTCTGGCAATAAATACTCGTGCCACCCGGTTGATGCTCCAACTGGCCAAGGATATGAAGAAGCTGGTTGCATATTTGCATGTTTCCACAGCCTACTCCAACAGCGTGTTGTTCCGCATCGAAGAGAAGTTTTACCCAGAGCTGTTAACCTGTGGGTCGGAGAAGGTCCTGGCTTTGAGTGAGCTGGTCAGCGACCAAGTACTGGACGGCATGGAGCCCGCTCTAAGAGGGGACTTTCCCAATACCTATACCTATACCAAAGCCTTGGCAGAAGACGTCATCCTCAAAGAAGCTGGTAGTCTCCCGGTCAGCATATTTCGACCTTCCTTTA ttCTTCCCACCTACAAGGAGCCATTAGTTGGATGGATAGATAACCTCTATGGACCAATTGGCATGATGTTCGGAATCGCCTTTGGAGTCCTTCGAGTCACCAGCATAGACAGAAAGGTTTTAAGTAGCCTAGTGCCGGTGGACTACGCTGGCAATGCAGGACTCGCTAGCATTTGGCAAACTGCAAAGGATAGAAAACTAGCGAATCCCAGGAATCCCGACGATGTTCCACCTAAGATTTACGCGTTTGGATCTGGAAATAATATGTTGCGAAACGCCCATTATATTGATTATGGAATGAAGCTACTTGATGAAATCCCAATGAACAAAATGATCTGGTGTCCCATGGTGTTCAATGTTCGTTCTCCGACAATGTACTCCTTGACGGCTTTCTTTCTCCACATTCTTCCCGGCTATGTTTTCGATATAGGCCTGCGACTTTCGGGAAAAAAGCCCAGTTTGATCAAACTCTATAAAACGATTCACgaaaatatatctttaatgCGATATTTTACAGAAAACACTTTTTATTTTGACATGAAAAGTACCAATCAGCTCAGAAACCAAATTTCAATGGAAGAAAGGACCAAATTCGAGTTTGACATGGAGAGTCTCAACTGGAATGATTATTGGAAACAGGCTTCAAGAGGTATGAGAATGTACCTAGGAAAAGATCCCAATACCACGGAGTCTTTAACTCAAGCCAAAAGATTGCTATGGAA aTTTAAACTTGCTAACGATATCCTGATTACAGTTCTTGCCTACATAGCTGGTTATCTCTTATGGTCCCTTATTAAACTATTTCtgtaa
- the LOC108129334 gene encoding fatty acyl-CoA reductase wat-like — protein sequence MDCDMRGFYKDKVIFLTGATGFLGKLLIEKLLRSTEVKRIYSMVRSKRGQNIEDRLKVWKTDPVFEVLLRSKPDALQRVYPIAGDCSEADLGISEQDRRILASEVEVVIHGAATVKFTEDLHIALAINTRATRLMLQLAKEMKKLVAYLHVSTAYSNSVLLRIEEKFYPELLTCGSDKVLALSELVSEQVLDGMEPALRGDFKNTYTYTKALAEDVVLKEAGSLPVSIYRPAIIIATYKEPLVGWIDNLYGPIGMMYGVAFGVLRMMCCNRKAFNTMVPGDYAANAALASIWQTAKDKKVLPRNTADVPPKIYAFGPGKNMFLNDDLIRFSLSQREKIPLTQMIWYPCVFNVPSPTLYSLVAFFVHVLPAHVFDLYLRLSGKKPRLVKLYSVIHENIFTTRYFTSNTFHFEMDNTNRLRDQLSPEEKTIYEFDMESLNWNDYWSQALRGMRTYLAKEPNTPESITQGQRLLWKLKVAHYSLVTVLVFLAGYLLWFLIKLYIL from the exons ATGGATTGTGATATGCGTGGTTTTTATAAGGATAAAGTAATTTTCCTGACGGGTGCGACTggttttttgggaaaat TGCTTATCGAGAAACTTTTGCGATCCACCGAAGTTAAACGAATATACTCCATGGTTAGGAGCAAACGTGGTCAGAATATTGAGGATCGACTAAAAGTGTGGAAAACTGATCCA GTTTTTGAAGTCCTGTTGCGATCGAAACCCGATGCCCTGCAACGagtttatcctatagctgggGACTGCTCCGAGGCTGATTTGGGAATAAGTGAGCAGGACAGAAGGATCCTGGCCTCTGAAGTGGAGGTAGTAATTCACGGCGCAGCTACTGTGAAATTTACCGAAGATCTTCATATCGCGCTAGCGATAAATACTCGTGCCACCCGGTTGATGCTCCAACTGGCCAAGGAAATGAAGAAGCTGGTTGCATATTTGCATGTTTCCACAGCCTACTCCAACAGTGTGTTACTCCGCATCGAGGAGAAGTTTTACCCGGAGCTGTTAACCTGTGGATCGGATAAGGTTCTGGCTTTGAGTGAGCTGGTTAGCGAGCAAGTTCTAGACGGCATGGAGCCAGCTTTGAGGGGCGATTTTAAAAATACCTATACCTACACCAAAGCCTTGGCAGAAGATGTAGTCCTTAAAGAAGCTGGTAGCCTACCAGTCAGCATTTATCGACCTGCCATAA TAATTGCCACTTACAAGGAGCCATTAGTTGGGTGGATAGATAACCTCTATGGACCAATTGGCATGATGTATGGAGTCGCCTTTGGTGTTCTACGAATGATGTGCTGCAACAGAAAGGCGTTCAACACCATGGTGCCAGGTGACTACGCAGCCAATGCAGCACTTGCCAGCATTTGGCAGACTGCAAAAGACAAGAAAGTACTGCCCAGGAATACTGCCGATGTGCCACCTAAAATTTACGCATTTGGACCCGGCAAGAACATGTTTCTAAACGACGATCTAATACGTTTTTCATTGTCCCAACGTGAAAAAATTCCACTGACCCAGATGATCTGGTATCCCTGCGTGTTCAATGTCCCCTCACCAACACTCTACTCCCTGGTTGCCTTCTTTGTTCATGTTTTGCCCGCTCATGTCTTCGATCTGTACCTGCGACTTTCGGGGAAAAAGCCCCGATTGGTCAAGCTCTACAGCGTGATTCACGAAAACATATTTACAACTCGATATTTCACAAGCAAcacttttcattttgaaatGGACAACACGAATAGACTCAGGGACCAGTTGTCGCCAGAAGAAAAGACCATCTACGAATTTGACATGGAGAGTCTGAACTGGAACGATTATTGGAGCCAGGCTCTTAGGGGTATGAGAACCTACCTAGCAAAGGAACCCAATACCCCGGAGTCTATAACTCAAGGCCAGCGACTGCTATGGAA gcTTAAAGTGGCTCACTACAGCCTAGTGACGGTTCTTGTGTTCTTAGCTGGATATCTTTTATGGTTCTTGATTAAGCTGTATATCTTATAA